The bacterium genome includes the window TCGGCGATGTAATCCCACTGACCTAACCGTACGCTAAACATTTGGCAGTGATCGGTACTTCTGTGATTTTCAGCTTGAAGCCCGCCGCCGGTGTATCCTGAATTAAAGCCGCATACGCTGATTCCAAAAATTGCGAAATAATCCGGCGCATACGCCCTGTAACAA containing:
- a CDS encoding hydrogenase maturation nickel metallochaperone HypA; the encoded protein is MHKFSICQNSVEAILDAIKTMQPRPKRLPSAHVVTGRMRRIISQFLESAYAALIQDTPAAGFKLKITEVPITAKCLAYG